The following coding sequences are from one Bradyrhizobium sp. WSM471 window:
- a CDS encoding DUF1993 family protein, with amino-acid sequence MSFHDAVVPAYLQMLNSLTGLLTKAEAHCAAKKVDPSVLLGSRLFPDMLPLSKQIQLVSDFAAKGCARLTHSDVPSTPDTETSFAELKQRLAKTIDYVKSFKPEQFEGADTKDVTFPAGPDKSITMKGQQFLSAFSLPNFYFHAATAHGILRHNGVEIGKRDFMGLN; translated from the coding sequence ATGTCCTTCCACGACGCCGTCGTTCCCGCCTATTTGCAAATGCTGAACAGCCTGACCGGCCTGCTCACGAAAGCCGAGGCACATTGTGCGGCCAAGAAGGTCGACCCGAGCGTCCTGCTGGGCTCCCGCCTGTTCCCCGACATGCTGCCGCTCTCGAAGCAGATCCAGCTGGTCAGCGATTTCGCAGCCAAAGGTTGCGCCCGGCTGACCCATAGCGACGTGCCCTCCACACCGGACACCGAGACCAGCTTTGCCGAGTTGAAGCAGCGCCTGGCGAAGACCATCGACTACGTAAAATCGTTCAAGCCGGAGCAGTTCGAAGGCGCTGATACCAAAGACGTCACCTTCCCGGCCGGCCCCGACAAGTCCATCACCATGAAGGGTCAGCAATTCCTGAGCGCGTTCTCGCTGCCGAACTTCTATTTCCACGCCGCGACTGCTCACGGCATCCTGCGTCACAACGGCGTCGAGATCGGCAAGCGCGATTTCATGGGCCTGAACTGA